The following coding sequences are from one Mesorhizobium onobrychidis window:
- a CDS encoding helix-turn-helix domain-containing protein, producing MELAVKLKQLRMRSGKSLQEVADAVGASKAHVWDLERGASKNPSLTLIKSLADFYRVGVADLVGENPQAPEEDPALVAMYRNLTELSPSDRETIALLMERLKASRKS from the coding sequence GTGGAATTGGCGGTCAAATTGAAGCAACTGCGAATGCGGAGCGGAAAATCGCTGCAGGAAGTAGCCGACGCCGTAGGGGCATCCAAAGCCCATGTGTGGGATCTTGAGCGAGGTGCGAGCAAGAACCCGTCATTGACGCTCATCAAGAGCCTGGCCGATTTTTATAGGGTGGGTGTTGCCGACCTAGTGGGAGAAAACCCGCAAGCGCCAGAAGAAGATCCTGCATTGGTGGCAATGTACCGCAACCTCACCGAACTCTCGCCGAGCGATCGTGAAACCATCGCGCTACTGATGGAACGCCTGAAAGCCAGTCGGAAATCATGA
- the dgt gene encoding dGTP triphosphohydrolase, which translates to MDWEHLLSSERLGDVSYQAKPNRSIFVQDYDRIVFSAPFRRLANKTQVQPLYEHDHVHHRLIHSVEVASVGRSLAMAIGNWLEQENEIETGEAHSLANIVQAACVAHDIGNPPFGHSGEEAMGDWFADQFSRSNELISEVPTVRQLAFKHFEGNAQGFRILCRLEMYRNDGGMRLSKATLGAFTKYAVTACTRESAASGMAAGYVGLKKFGIFDSELESFRSAASTLGLVVENQGDKTWWRRHPLVFVVEAADDICYNIVDLEDAFTTGEVGYDVVRDILYEAAGKPNRDVSAYTEAENIAMLRAISIGKAVESCVEAFKENYAAIMAGSFSGSLAEICSMKSLFERMKRVSKDEVFTARRKTELEISGRKIIWNVMTGTLPVYEDLRRSGWKEAGLTAHSCHLVRALGLDLRNINTSEDALHALADFTSGMTDRYALRISRMLSGT; encoded by the coding sequence ATGGATTGGGAGCACTTGCTCAGCAGCGAACGTCTGGGAGACGTTAGTTATCAGGCGAAACCAAATCGCTCCATTTTCGTGCAGGATTACGATCGGATCGTATTCTCTGCGCCGTTCAGGCGGCTTGCAAATAAGACGCAAGTGCAGCCGCTATATGAGCACGATCACGTGCACCACAGACTTATCCACTCCGTTGAGGTTGCGAGCGTAGGCCGCTCGCTGGCGATGGCGATTGGAAACTGGCTCGAGCAGGAGAACGAGATCGAGACCGGCGAGGCGCACAGCCTCGCAAATATCGTGCAGGCGGCATGTGTCGCGCACGACATTGGAAACCCCCCATTCGGTCACTCTGGCGAGGAGGCTATGGGGGATTGGTTTGCCGATCAGTTTTCTCGTTCAAATGAGCTGATAAGCGAGGTCCCGACCGTTAGACAGCTGGCCTTCAAGCACTTTGAAGGGAATGCACAGGGGTTCAGAATCTTGTGCCGGCTGGAGATGTATCGGAACGATGGTGGAATGCGGCTTTCCAAGGCCACGCTGGGGGCGTTCACGAAATATGCTGTCACAGCATGCACGCGTGAGTCCGCAGCATCCGGGATGGCCGCGGGATATGTGGGTCTCAAGAAGTTCGGTATCTTCGATAGTGAACTCGAATCGTTCCGCAGCGCCGCCAGCACTCTGGGTCTGGTGGTCGAGAATCAAGGCGATAAAACGTGGTGGCGACGTCATCCGTTGGTGTTCGTTGTCGAGGCGGCAGACGATATCTGTTATAATATCGTAGACCTTGAGGATGCTTTTACGACTGGCGAGGTGGGGTACGATGTCGTGAGAGATATACTATACGAAGCAGCTGGGAAGCCAAACAGAGATGTTTCCGCATATACCGAGGCCGAAAACATCGCGATGTTGCGTGCTATCAGCATCGGGAAGGCCGTCGAGAGTTGTGTGGAGGCATTCAAAGAAAATTACGCCGCAATCATGGCCGGGAGTTTCTCAGGATCACTTGCAGAAATCTGCAGTATGAAATCATTATTCGAGCGGATGAAGAGGGTCTCCAAAGACGAGGTCTTTACAGCCCGCCGGAAGACCGAGCTAGAAATCTCTGGACGCAAGATCATATGGAATGTGATGACGGGGACATTGCCCGTCTATGAAGATCTCAGGCGATCCGGCTGGAAGGAGGCAGGATTGACGGCCCATTCCTGCCACTTAGTCAGAGCTTTGGGACTTGATCTGAGGAATATAAATACTTCGGAAGACGCGCTTCATGCGCTCGCGGATTTTACGTCAGGCATGACCGATCGTTACGCACTCCGCATTTCGAGGATGCTCTCAGGAACTTGA
- the infA gene encoding translation initiation factor IF-1 — MPKEEVLEFPGVVTELLPNAMFRVKLENEHEIIAHTAGRMRKNRIRVLTGDKVLVEMTPYDLTKGRITYRFK; from the coding sequence ATGCCGAAGGAAGAAGTCCTCGAGTTTCCGGGTGTCGTCACGGAATTGTTGCCCAACGCGATGTTCAGGGTGAAGCTTGAAAACGAACACGAAATCATCGCCCACACGGCCGGCCGCATGCGCAAGAACCGCATCCGCGTGCTGACCGGCGACAAGGTCCTGGTCGAGATGACACCCTACGACCTGACCAAGGGCCGCATCACCTACCGTTTCAAGTAA
- a CDS encoding ribbon-helix-helix protein, CopG family: MYYKVYPLFTNGAYALDMSKKVISFRLAEDDLAILDKTARRFNMSRSEALIAALRSFNNDYVNENGTFVRRTPWWLQTLGDETK, encoded by the coding sequence GTGTATTACAAAGTTTATCCTTTATTCACCAATGGCGCTTACGCTCTTGATATGAGCAAAAAAGTCATTTCGTTTCGTCTCGCCGAAGACGACTTGGCCATACTCGATAAGACCGCTCGCCGGTTCAATATGAGTCGATCAGAAGCGCTCATCGCTGCCCTTCGTTCGTTCAATAATGATTACGTCAACGAAAACGGCACATTCGTGCGGCGCACTCCTTGGTGGCTTCAGACGCTCGGGGATGAAACCAAGTGA
- a CDS encoding DUF2188 domain-containing protein has translation MGKNQHVVPRNGQWAVRGAGNSRATSVHSTQAGAIGAARDIAINQRSEVVTHRPNGQIRDSNSYGNDPYPPKG, from the coding sequence ATGGGCAAAAATCAACATGTCGTACCTCGCAACGGTCAGTGGGCAGTTCGCGGCGCCGGAAATAGTCGGGCCACCTCCGTACATTCCACCCAAGCTGGCGCTATCGGCGCGGCGCGCGACATCGCCATCAACCAGCGCAGCGAAGTCGTCACTCACCGCCCGAATGGCCAGATCCGTGACTCCAACTCCTACGGCAACGATCCGTATCCGCCGAAAGGCTAA
- a CDS encoding helix-turn-helix domain-containing protein, with protein sequence MAEPKPIYAPIPARAMGDKTLTGEDLRVLMALAAHDRLGANGIGCYASHPRLAALVGCHIKSLSRSLSTLARKQYITAGPHPLNGRLRVYRVIYSEFDGLYLKAGIVSSPRYQFSINR encoded by the coding sequence ATGGCCGAGCCCAAGCCTATCTATGCGCCGATCCCTGCAAGGGCGATGGGTGACAAGACGCTGACCGGCGAGGATTTGCGGGTGCTTATGGCACTCGCAGCCCACGACCGGCTCGGGGCGAATGGGATAGGTTGTTACGCCAGCCATCCCCGTCTTGCCGCTCTCGTCGGTTGCCACATCAAGAGCCTGTCGCGATCTCTCAGCACGCTCGCCCGCAAGCAGTACATCACAGCCGGCCCGCACCCACTCAATGGCAGGCTAAGGGTGTATCGCGTGATCTATTCCGAGTTCGACGGCCTCTATCTCAAGGCTGGAATAGTTAGCAGCCCCCGTTACCAATTCAGCATCAATAGGTAG
- a CDS encoding ImmA/IrrE family metallo-endopeptidase, giving the protein MTVSRIDLADAATPEKLVLEILKNEPGLAIPVPIETLARQLDIVDILPLETDGYEGGLITPVDKFNGSILFNRASPRKRRRFTIAHELGHFLMPSHVPSAEGRFLCRLQDMLALKANEADRRMKMEVEANRFAAHILMPAPPFRKDAAASKDPDLGHLVRLANKYDVSKEAASRSYVRYREEPVAVMITHQGKVLRVYGDYAKFPGLWAERARPVSPYSLLRRRTHQEGVPSDIDETDAGVWIDVQRGSKPPALYEQVLLQRDGFAMIMLSMNPLNEDEEDPEDDLTSAQRLRRRLDRW; this is encoded by the coding sequence ATGACGGTTAGCCGAATCGATCTAGCCGATGCGGCCACTCCGGAAAAACTTGTTCTGGAGATTCTCAAGAACGAGCCCGGCCTCGCGATTCCGGTGCCGATTGAGACTCTTGCCCGGCAGCTCGACATTGTCGATATCCTCCCGCTTGAAACCGACGGCTATGAGGGCGGACTGATTACGCCCGTCGACAAGTTCAACGGTTCGATCCTGTTCAACCGGGCTAGCCCGCGGAAGCGCCGCCGCTTCACGATCGCCCACGAGCTCGGACATTTCCTCATGCCATCCCACGTCCCGTCGGCCGAGGGACGATTTCTGTGCCGGTTGCAGGATATGCTAGCGTTGAAAGCCAATGAGGCCGACCGCCGTATGAAGATGGAAGTCGAAGCCAACCGCTTCGCGGCGCATATTTTGATGCCAGCGCCGCCTTTCCGAAAGGATGCGGCGGCGAGCAAGGATCCCGATCTTGGCCACTTGGTCCGGCTTGCCAACAAATACGATGTTAGCAAGGAAGCAGCCAGCCGCTCATATGTCCGCTACAGGGAAGAGCCGGTAGCGGTGATGATTACCCATCAAGGTAAGGTTCTTCGTGTGTACGGGGACTACGCCAAGTTCCCGGGTCTTTGGGCTGAACGGGCCCGGCCGGTTTCTCCCTACTCGCTGCTGCGCAGACGAACCCATCAGGAGGGAGTGCCGAGTGACATCGATGAGACCGATGCCGGGGTATGGATCGACGTGCAGCGGGGCAGCAAACCGCCTGCCCTCTACGAGCAGGTGCTGCTCCAGCGTGATGGGTTCGCGATGATCATGCTCTCGATGAACCCTCTCAATGAGGATGAGGAAGATCCGGAAGATGATTTGACCTCGGCCCAGCGCCTCAGGCGAAGACTGGATCGCTGGTAG
- a CDS encoding Maf-like protein produces MSILQKLVLASGSPRRIELLQQAGIEPDRVLPTGVDETPLRAEHPRSLAKRLSKEKAEKALASLQAEDDYVPSFVLAADTVVAVGRRVLPKAETFDDVANCLGLLSGRSHRVYSGICLITPGGKLRQRLVETRVRFKRLPRAEIDAYVASGEWRGKAGGYAVQGLAGAFVVKLVGSYTNIVGLPLYETVALLTGEGFKVHANRQSARP; encoded by the coding sequence ATGAGCATTTTGCAGAAGCTCGTGCTTGCCTCGGGTTCGCCGCGCCGGATCGAACTGTTGCAGCAGGCCGGCATCGAACCGGACCGCGTGCTGCCGACCGGTGTCGACGAGACGCCGCTGCGCGCCGAGCATCCGCGCTCGCTGGCCAAGCGCCTGTCGAAGGAAAAGGCCGAGAAGGCGCTGGCCTCGCTGCAGGCGGAAGACGACTATGTGCCCAGCTTCGTACTGGCCGCCGACACGGTGGTCGCCGTCGGCCGGCGCGTCCTGCCCAAGGCCGAAACGTTCGACGACGTCGCCAATTGCCTCGGCCTGCTGTCAGGTCGTTCGCACCGGGTCTATTCCGGCATCTGCCTTATCACGCCGGGCGGCAAGCTGCGCCAGCGGCTGGTCGAGACCAGGGTGCGTTTCAAGCGGCTGCCGCGCGCCGAAATCGATGCCTATGTCGCGTCGGGAGAATGGCGCGGCAAGGCCGGCGGCTATGCCGTCCAGGGGCTGGCCGGCGCTTTTGTCGTCAAGCTTGTCGGCTCCTACACCAACATCGTCGGCCTGCCGCTCTATGAGACGGTGGCGCTGCTGACCGGCGAGGGTTTCAAGGTGCATGCCAACCGGCAGTCAGCTCGGCCATGA
- the yacG gene encoding DNA gyrase inhibitor YacG, with translation MSSDDKVTPLRPKRPCPECGKPSARETYPFCSVRCKDIDLNRWLKGAYVIPARDDEDETDNDPPK, from the coding sequence ATGAGCTCGGACGACAAGGTCACGCCGCTGCGCCCCAAGCGGCCCTGCCCCGAATGCGGCAAGCCGTCGGCGCGCGAGACCTACCCGTTCTGCTCCGTGCGCTGCAAGGACATCGACCTCAACCGCTGGCTCAAGGGCGCCTACGTCATTCCGGCCCGCGACGACGAGGACGAAACGGACAACGATCCTCCCAAATGA
- a CDS encoding tyrosine-type recombinase/integrase — protein sequence MALSDVKCRNARPASKLVKFSDGGGLQLWVQPTGSRLWRLAYRFEGKQKLLALGSYPLISLAEAREARDTAKRLLLRGIDPAQERKSQKASAEDTFRSIAEDYVDKLKKEGRADRTITKVKWLLDFAYPTFGDKSIREIDPATILAALRSVEIRGRYESARRLRSTIGSVFRYAIATARADVDPTIALRGALVGPTVTPRAAVTDPKALGGLLRAINAFDGQPTTRAALKLMALLFPRPGELRAAGWDEFDFERSVWSIPEGRMKMRRPHRVPLSRQAVSVLTSLREISGGGPLLFPSVRSGSRPISDNTLNAALRRMGYGKEEATAHGFRATASTLLNECGNWHADAIERQLAHIENNDVRRSYARAEHWEERVKMMQWWADYLDELESKAR from the coding sequence ATGGCGCTGTCCGACGTGAAATGCCGAAATGCCCGACCCGCTTCCAAGCTCGTGAAATTTTCTGACGGTGGCGGGCTCCAGCTTTGGGTGCAGCCGACCGGATCTCGGCTATGGCGCCTCGCCTATCGTTTTGAGGGCAAGCAGAAGCTTCTGGCGTTGGGCAGCTATCCCCTCATCTCCCTCGCTGAGGCGCGCGAGGCGCGCGATACCGCCAAACGCCTTCTCCTACGTGGCATCGACCCCGCACAGGAGCGTAAGTCGCAAAAGGCTTCGGCAGAGGACACCTTTCGCTCAATCGCGGAGGATTATGTTGACAAGCTGAAGAAGGAGGGACGTGCCGACCGGACCATCACCAAGGTCAAATGGTTGCTCGACTTTGCCTATCCAACATTTGGGGACAAAAGCATAAGGGAGATCGATCCGGCCACAATTCTTGCCGCTCTCCGCAGCGTGGAGATTCGGGGTCGATACGAGTCGGCCAGGCGACTGCGCTCCACCATCGGCAGCGTGTTTCGATATGCAATCGCAACCGCACGCGCCGATGTAGATCCGACGATCGCCCTGAGGGGCGCACTCGTCGGTCCGACGGTCACGCCGCGTGCCGCAGTTACCGATCCTAAGGCCTTGGGAGGCTTGCTGAGGGCGATCAATGCGTTTGACGGACAGCCAACAACCCGAGCCGCCCTGAAGCTGATGGCCCTGCTGTTTCCCCGCCCCGGCGAGCTGCGCGCGGCCGGATGGGACGAGTTCGATTTCGAAAGGTCGGTGTGGAGCATCCCTGAAGGACGCATGAAGATGCGAAGGCCGCACCGTGTACCTCTTTCCAGGCAGGCGGTCAGCGTCCTGACCTCACTTAGAGAAATCTCTGGTGGTGGACCGCTGTTGTTTCCTAGTGTTCGATCGGGTTCGCGTCCGATTTCCGACAACACGCTTAACGCCGCCCTTCGCCGTATGGGCTATGGCAAAGAGGAAGCTACCGCGCACGGTTTTCGAGCAACGGCATCAACTCTGCTAAACGAATGCGGAAATTGGCACGCGGATGCCATAGAGCGGCAACTGGCCCACATCGAAAACAACGACGTTCGTCGTTCCTACGCCCGGGCTGAGCATTGGGAAGAGCGTGTCAAGATGATGCAGTGGTGGGCAGATTATTTGGATGAACTCGAGAGCAAAGCGCGCTAG
- a CDS encoding DUF1902 domain-containing protein, producing the protein MPASKKFLVTAQWDEEANVWVATSDDIPGLATEVTAT; encoded by the coding sequence ATGCCCGCGAGCAAGAAGTTTCTAGTTACGGCTCAATGGGACGAAGAGGCCAACGTGTGGGTCGCCACCAGCGACGATATCCCGGGTCTCGCTACCGAAGTAACCGCAACATAA
- a CDS encoding tyrosine-type recombinase/integrase: MVTIGAVGAAVEREAWIVDYVDGKGARRLKTFARKKEADAFEATATVEIREGTHIADSDSATVKKAGDLWIKACDGLERSTRNQYRQHLDLHIVPFIGAEKLSKLNIPTVRSFEDQLRRGNSDLPAEDPRREPRSPAMIRKILVSLGSLLADAQERGLTARNVVRDMRGKRRKGKERKAERRQKGKIKVGIDLPTREEVKAIVGAVEGRWRPLLLTAIFTGLRASELRGLRWSDVDFDKRAIRVHQRADRFNEIGQPKSEARERTVPASPIVINTLREWKLVCPKRSTGKLDDNGESIMQLELVFPNGLGKVESLANIINRGLMPAQVAAGVVVDTGERDDEGKPIVKARYTGMHCLRHFFASWCINRVADGGLGLPPKVVQERLGHSSIMMTMDVYGHLFPRGDDAEELAAAERALLA, from the coding sequence ATGGTGACCATCGGCGCCGTCGGCGCCGCAGTCGAGCGCGAGGCCTGGATCGTCGATTACGTCGACGGCAAGGGCGCTCGCCGGCTGAAAACATTCGCCAGGAAGAAAGAGGCCGATGCCTTCGAAGCCACCGCCACCGTGGAAATCCGGGAAGGCACCCACATTGCCGACAGCGACAGCGCGACAGTCAAGAAGGCCGGCGACTTGTGGATAAAGGCTTGCGATGGCCTGGAGCGCTCGACACGAAACCAATATCGGCAGCACCTCGATCTTCACATTGTCCCGTTCATCGGCGCCGAGAAGCTTTCGAAATTGAATATTCCCACCGTCCGAAGCTTTGAGGATCAACTGAGGAGAGGGAATAGCGACTTGCCAGCGGAAGACCCAAGGCGAGAGCCCCGCTCCCCTGCGATGATCCGCAAGATCCTTGTCAGCCTGGGTTCGCTGCTCGCCGATGCGCAAGAGCGCGGCCTTACTGCCCGCAACGTCGTTCGCGATATGCGAGGCAAGCGCCGGAAGGGCAAGGAGCGCAAGGCAGAGAGGCGCCAGAAGGGCAAGATCAAGGTCGGGATCGATCTTCCTACCCGCGAAGAGGTGAAGGCCATTGTCGGCGCCGTGGAAGGCCGCTGGAGGCCGCTGCTGCTGACCGCAATATTCACCGGTCTGCGAGCTTCGGAGCTTCGTGGGCTGCGCTGGAGCGACGTGGATTTCGACAAGCGGGCGATCCGGGTTCACCAGCGCGCTGACCGCTTCAACGAGATCGGGCAGCCGAAGTCAGAGGCAAGGGAAAGAACCGTCCCTGCCTCGCCGATCGTCATCAATACCTTGCGGGAATGGAAGTTGGTTTGTCCCAAGCGATCGACCGGCAAGCTGGATGATAATGGCGAATCGATCATGCAGCTCGAACTTGTTTTCCCTAACGGCCTCGGCAAGGTGGAATCACTGGCGAACATCATCAACCGCGGGCTCATGCCTGCCCAGGTCGCGGCTGGCGTGGTCGTCGACACTGGCGAGAGGGACGATGAAGGGAAGCCGATCGTGAAGGCACGCTATACTGGGATGCACTGCCTGCGGCACTTCTTTGCCTCTTGGTGCATCAATCGCGTTGCCGATGGTGGCCTGGGCCTGCCGCCTAAGGTCGTTCAGGAACGGCTCGGCCATTCCTCGATCATGATGACGATGGACGTCTACGGCCACCTCTTCCCGCGTGGCGATGATGCAGAAGAATTGGCGGCTGCAGAGCGGGCTCTGCTCGCGTAA
- a CDS encoding IS110 family transposase, with protein MSPSFDASKSLTTLDQDSTLVAVIEMSQTKWLIAATVPGFERNPLKKLDADPDSVLRLLRRWRSEAIQAGREVRRIVVAYEAGRDGFWLARWLQARAVEAYVIHPSSVAVSREHRRAKTDRLDTELLMRAFLGWLRGEKRHCSMAAIPTIDEEEARRPNRERDNLVRERTRIVNRIKAILARFGIRAFKPNLRKAAEKLEALHTAEGMPLPERSRAELRRNLGRLHLLREQIHEIEQERLRQLSVVPDTEKGPLAMVRLLARISGVGIETADMLVNEILSRGLRDRRAVARYAGLTGAPDESGQRRREKGLARAGNARVRYGMILLAWRFLQFQKDSALAHWFCARTADGRGGTRKTMIVALARKLLIAFWRLVTTGEIPTGVALRPV; from the coding sequence ATGTCACCATCCTTTGATGCAAGCAAATCCCTTACCACCCTTGATCAAGACAGCACGTTGGTCGCAGTGATTGAGATGAGCCAGACAAAGTGGCTCATTGCTGCGACGGTCCCTGGCTTTGAACGTAACCCTCTCAAGAAGCTCGATGCCGACCCGGATTCGGTGCTCAGGCTGTTGCGCCGCTGGCGCAGCGAAGCCATCCAGGCCGGGCGTGAAGTCCGGCGCATCGTTGTCGCCTATGAGGCTGGACGCGACGGCTTTTGGTTGGCGCGCTGGCTCCAGGCGCGCGCTGTCGAGGCTTATGTCATACATCCATCGAGCGTCGCGGTTTCCCGCGAACATCGGCGTGCCAAGACCGATCGCCTCGATACCGAACTGTTGATGCGCGCCTTTCTTGGCTGGCTGCGGGGCGAGAAGCGCCACTGCAGCATGGCAGCCATCCCAACCATCGATGAGGAGGAGGCCCGCCGTCCGAACCGTGAACGAGACAATCTCGTCCGCGAACGTACACGGATCGTCAACCGCATCAAGGCAATCCTCGCTCGCTTCGGCATTCGCGCCTTCAAACCCAATCTGCGCAAAGCTGCCGAGAAACTGGAGGCCCTGCATACCGCGGAAGGTATGCCCCTACCGGAACGAAGCCGAGCCGAGTTGCGCCGTAATCTCGGACGGCTTCACCTGTTGCGTGAACAAATCCACGAGATCGAACAGGAGCGGTTGCGGCAGCTCTCGGTGGTTCCGGACACGGAGAAGGGTCCGCTCGCAATGGTTCGCCTTCTTGCGCGGATCAGCGGTGTCGGTATCGAGACTGCGGACATGCTGGTGAATGAGATTCTCTCACGCGGCCTGCGTGATCGGAGAGCCGTCGCCCGCTATGCCGGACTTACCGGGGCGCCGGATGAGAGCGGCCAACGCAGGCGCGAGAAAGGTCTTGCGCGGGCCGGCAACGCTCGCGTCCGCTACGGCATGATCCTATTGGCTTGGCGGTTCCTCCAATTCCAAAAGGACAGCGCGCTGGCGCACTGGTTTTGCGCGAGAACGGCCGATGGCCGTGGCGGTACGCGCAAGACAATGATCGTGGCTTTGGCACGCAAGCTGCTGATTGCATTCTGGCGACTTGTCACGACCGGCGAGATCCCGACGGGAGTAGCCCTGCGTCCGGTATAA
- a CDS encoding arsenate-mycothiol transferase ArsC, whose amino-acid sequence MNAVRSPMAELLARQLLPATTFVASAGVRGGERDPFVDAVLAEDGLSLGERHPRTLDDLEDDYFDLIVTLSPEAHHTALELTRSLAVDVEYWPMPDPTDVGGTREQIMAAYREVRERLKARIGRRFVAPEGKKPR is encoded by the coding sequence ATGAACGCCGTGCGCTCGCCGATGGCCGAACTGCTGGCGCGCCAGCTGCTTCCGGCCACCACTTTCGTGGCGTCGGCCGGGGTGCGCGGCGGCGAACGCGACCCGTTCGTCGACGCCGTGCTGGCCGAGGACGGACTTTCGCTGGGTGAGCGGCACCCGAGGACACTGGACGATCTCGAGGACGACTATTTCGACCTGATCGTCACGCTGTCACCGGAAGCCCATCACACCGCGCTCGAGCTTACCCGCTCGCTTGCCGTCGACGTCGAATATTGGCCGATGCCGGACCCGACAGACGTCGGCGGCACGCGTGAGCAGATCATGGCCGCCTACCGCGAGGTGCGCGAGCGGCTGAAGGCGCGGATCGGCCGCCGTTTTGTGGCGCCGGAAGGCAAAAAACCGCGCTGA
- a CDS encoding carbonic anhydrase family protein → MLTRRIFCGCLPLAAATLAAAQAHAQSSECVVYNRERQQGVSPDAAIDLLKAGNERFVANKMINCDLLAQVKATSTGQAPFAAIVGCMDARVPPELVFDQRIGDIFCARIAGNFVNTDIIGSLEFATKVAGSRAIVVLGHSECGAIKGAVDNVQLGNLTATLANIRPAVDGATSDGERSSKNAQFVQAVAKMNAQLAAEMLTSKSPIMKELVDSGELRIVWAMHDVATGHVAFSV, encoded by the coding sequence ATGCTTACTCGCCGTATTTTCTGCGGTTGTCTGCCGCTTGCTGCAGCAACCCTTGCTGCCGCCCAGGCACACGCTCAGTCGTCAGAATGTGTTGTTTACAACCGTGAGCGCCAGCAAGGCGTCAGTCCAGATGCCGCAATTGACCTTCTGAAGGCGGGTAATGAACGGTTCGTCGCGAACAAGATGATCAATTGCGATCTCTTGGCTCAGGTGAAGGCCACATCGACCGGGCAAGCGCCCTTTGCGGCAATTGTCGGCTGCATGGATGCGCGTGTGCCGCCGGAGCTCGTATTCGATCAGCGCATCGGTGACATTTTCTGCGCCCGCATCGCCGGGAATTTCGTCAATACCGACATTATCGGCAGCCTCGAATTCGCGACGAAAGTAGCCGGCTCGCGCGCTATAGTTGTGCTGGGGCATTCCGAATGCGGCGCCATCAAGGGAGCCGTCGATAACGTTCAACTCGGAAATCTCACTGCCACCCTGGCCAATATCCGGCCTGCGGTGGACGGGGCCACGAGCGACGGTGAGCGCAGTTCCAAAAATGCGCAGTTCGTTCAGGCAGTGGCGAAAATGAATGCGCAGCTCGCGGCCGAGATGCTCACTTCAAAGAGCCCGATTATGAAGGAGCTTGTTGATTCCGGGGAACTGCGCATCGTCTGGGCGATGCACGACGTGGCGACGGGGCATGTCGCCTTTTCCGTTTAA